The following are encoded together in the Brassica napus cultivar Da-Ae chromosome A9, Da-Ae, whole genome shotgun sequence genome:
- the LOC125577965 gene encoding F-box/kelch-repeat protein At2g44700-like produces MKFYRGKFHENPVSAVIAIGPEIFIISGSDGSAVWIFDFQTDNIHRGPGLELYQPDMSVGFVGTKLYAIEGYSKIQARSLDLRKETNQSYETTPIPTEQREFMWCSTTTASLNRKVCSLSIHDDNFVSYDPKDGSCERFELRRYK; encoded by the exons ATGAAGTTCTACAGAGGAAAGTTCCATGAGAAT CCCGTCTCCGCGGTCATCGCTATTGGTCCAGAGATTTTCATCATCTCCGGATCAGACGGTTCAGCCGTGTGGATCTTTGATTTCCAAACCGACAATATTCATAGAGGACCGGGTTTGGAGCTGTATCAACCAGACATGAGCGTAGGGTTTGTGGGGACTAAGCTATACGCTATCGAAGGCTATAGCAAGATTCAAGCAAGATCATTGGACCTAAGGAAAGAAACGAACCAAAGTTATGAAACAACGCCGATTCCGACGGAGCAGAGGGAGTTCATGTGGTGTTCGACTACAACGGCTTCGTTGAACCGAAAGGTCTGTTCTTTATCGATTCATGATGACAACTTCGTTTCCTATGATCCTAAAGATGGTTCTTGCGAGAGGTTTGAGTTGAGAAGATACAAATAG
- the LOC125577661 gene encoding NF-kappa-B-activating protein-like yields MNSLPRRFGRDQGYLDRDHRRGRRSGSDSDEELKGLSHAEYRRLKRLKMRKSGKHCIWRNTPSPPRDPNEVESDENAADEEVPEKDEEDPKSESGKSESESDRSRKKRKSKSSRSKRSRRYSDSESDDDSDEEDRRRRRRKKKQKSSRKRRGHRRKRRYSDSDDESEISASSSSGEERSKSKSKKDTDSKGKLEEAGKEPELDEEEMKMIIESKKKALPEDEEEEGEVGPMPLPKAEGHISYGGALRPGEGDAIAQYVQQGKRIPRRGEVGLNADEIQRFEDLGYVMSGSRHQRMNAIRIRKENQVYSAEDKRALAMFNYEEKAKREAKVMSDLSRLVQRHMGEELGPNHDPFGAGKTDGADD; encoded by the coding sequence ATGAACTCGCTTCCAAGGAGGTTCGGGAGAGATCAAGGATACCTAGACCGAGACCACCGTAGAGGGAGGAGATCCGGTTCAGACTCCGACGAAGAGCTGAAAGGATTGAGTCACGCGGAGTACCGGAGGCTTAAACGCCTCAAGATGAGGAAATCTGGTAAGCACTGCATTTGGAGGAACACGCCGAGTCCGCCTAGAGATCCCAACGAGGTGGAGTCCGATGAGAACGCCGCCGACGAGGAGGTTCCGGAGAAGGACGAGGAAGATCCGAAATCTGAGTCTGGTAAGTCGGAATCTGAGTCTGATAGATctaggaagaagaggaagagtaAGAGCTCTAGGAGTAAGCGTAGTAGACGATATAGTGATAGCGAGAGTGATGATGATTCGGATGAGGAAGAtaggaggagaagaaggaggaagaagaagcagaagagtAGTAGGAAGAGGAGAGGACATAGGAGGAAGAGGAGATATAGTGATTCTGATGATGAATCTGAGATTAGCGCTTCTTCGTCTTCTGGGGAAGAACGTAGCAAATCAAAGAGCAAGAAGGACACTGATTCGAAGGGGAAGTTGGAAGAAGCGGGGAAGGAGCCTGAGCTTGACgaagaggagatgaagatgATTATTGAATCGAAGAAGAAAGCTTTaccagaagatgaagaagaagaaggtgaggTGGGTCCAATGCCGTTACCTAAAGCCGAAGGACACATCAGCTACGGTGGTGCTTTACGACCCGGTGAAGGAGACGCTATAGCTCAGTATGTTCAGCAAGGGAAACGTATCCCACGTAGAGGAGAAGTGGGTCTCAACGCTGATGAGATTCAGAGGTTTGAGGATCTTGGGTACGTGATGAGTGGGAGTAGGCATCAGAGGATGAATGCTATTCGTATCAGGAAGGAGAACCAGGTTTACAGTGCTGAAGATAAACGGGCGTTGGCGATGTTTAACTATGAGGAGAAGGCTAAGCGCGAGGCTAAGGTGATGTCTGATTTGTCGAGGCTTGTGCAACGCCATATGGGAGAAGAGTTGGGTCCGAATCATGACCCTTTTGGTGCTGGGAAGACTGATGGTGCTGATGATTGA